The Skermanella pratensis genome has a window encoding:
- the ppsA gene encoding phosphoenolpyruvate synthase, with product MPDESYIRWFSQLGRDDVPSVGGKNASLGEMYRNLKPLGVEVPDGFALTAAAFRDALTEAGAWDELHGLLDGLDKSDVAGLARAGARAREIVYAAGLTPRMEAEVRDAWRRLLAEYGDGLTAAVRSSATAEDLPTASFAGQHDTYLNVAGEAMLLDAVRRCHASLFTDRAISYRVDQGFDHFKVALSVGVQKMVRSDLGAAGVMFTLDTESGFRDAVFITGAYGLGETVVQGAVDPDEFYVHKPKFRDGYRAVLRRRLGEKQVRMVYRTGRPREPTRIVPTPHADRERFCLTDDEVLRLAGFAIRIEDHYCQPMDIEWAKDGLDGGLYIVQARPETVASRGNALELESFVPEGKGRLLASGRAVGGRIAAGPVRVVTDAHHLSSFRPGEVLVADTTTPDWEPVMKTAAAIVTNRGGRTCHAAIVARELGLPAVVGAERATEALTDGQTVTVSCAEGDTGMVYDGIVPFRVERIDLSRLARPRTRIMVNLGNPDQAFQTARLPVDGVGLARMEFIIAESIKAHPMALIHPERIEDAEERGRIDRLIRHHADGSAYFVERLSEGIGTIAAAFYPRPVIVRLSDFKTNEYASLVGGRWFEPVEENPMLGFRGAARYAHPAYEEGFALECRALARVRDGMGLTNVKVMVPFCRRLAEAERVIDAMGRHGLKRGVNGLEVYVMCEIPNNVLLVDEFAKLFDGFSIGSNDLTQLTLGVDRDSPLVAFDFDERDPGVLAFLRQAVEGAKRNGRPCGICGQAPSDYPEIAEFLVRLDIDSISLTPDSVLKTLRAVVELEQGLGREPRDSA from the coding sequence ATGCCGGACGAGAGCTATATCCGCTGGTTTTCCCAACTGGGACGCGACGATGTTCCGTCGGTGGGCGGCAAGAACGCCTCGCTCGGGGAGATGTACCGTAACCTGAAGCCGCTCGGCGTCGAAGTGCCCGACGGTTTCGCCCTGACCGCGGCCGCGTTTCGCGACGCCCTGACCGAGGCGGGGGCGTGGGACGAGCTGCACGGCCTGCTCGACGGGCTGGACAAATCGGATGTCGCCGGCCTCGCGCGGGCCGGGGCGCGGGCCCGGGAAATCGTCTACGCCGCAGGGCTGACCCCGCGCATGGAGGCGGAGGTGAGGGACGCGTGGCGCCGGCTGCTGGCCGAGTATGGCGACGGCCTGACGGCTGCGGTACGCAGTTCCGCCACGGCCGAGGACCTGCCCACCGCCAGCTTCGCCGGCCAGCACGACACATATCTGAACGTGGCCGGGGAGGCGATGCTGCTGGACGCGGTGCGGCGCTGCCATGCCTCGCTGTTCACCGACCGCGCGATCTCCTACCGCGTGGACCAGGGATTCGACCATTTCAAGGTGGCCCTCTCGGTCGGGGTTCAGAAGATGGTGCGATCCGACCTGGGGGCGGCGGGGGTGATGTTCACGCTCGACACTGAGTCGGGATTCCGCGACGCGGTCTTCATCACGGGAGCCTATGGCCTGGGCGAGACGGTGGTCCAGGGCGCCGTCGATCCCGACGAGTTCTACGTCCACAAGCCCAAGTTCCGGGATGGCTACCGAGCGGTCCTGCGGCGCCGGCTCGGCGAGAAGCAGGTGAGGATGGTCTACCGGACGGGCCGCCCGCGTGAGCCGACGCGGATCGTGCCCACGCCGCACGCCGACCGGGAGCGGTTCTGCCTGACCGACGACGAGGTGCTGCGGCTTGCCGGGTTCGCCATCCGGATCGAGGATCACTACTGCCAGCCCATGGATATCGAGTGGGCCAAGGACGGACTCGACGGCGGCCTTTACATCGTCCAGGCTCGGCCGGAAACGGTAGCCTCCCGCGGCAACGCGCTGGAACTGGAGAGTTTCGTGCCGGAGGGGAAGGGCAGGCTGCTGGCTTCCGGCCGCGCCGTCGGCGGGCGCATCGCCGCCGGCCCGGTGCGGGTGGTGACCGATGCCCATCACCTGTCGTCCTTCCGCCCCGGCGAAGTGCTTGTCGCCGACACCACGACGCCGGACTGGGAGCCGGTGATGAAGACCGCCGCCGCGATCGTCACCAACCGGGGCGGCCGCACCTGCCATGCCGCGATCGTCGCGCGGGAACTGGGGCTTCCCGCCGTCGTGGGGGCCGAGCGCGCGACCGAGGCGCTGACCGACGGACAGACCGTGACGGTGTCCTGCGCCGAGGGCGACACCGGCATGGTCTATGACGGCATCGTGCCGTTCCGGGTCGAGCGCATCGACCTGAGCCGGCTGGCGCGGCCGCGGACGCGCATCATGGTGAACCTGGGCAACCCCGACCAGGCGTTCCAGACCGCGCGGCTTCCGGTGGACGGCGTCGGGCTGGCCCGGATGGAGTTCATCATCGCCGAGTCCATCAAGGCGCACCCCATGGCGCTGATCCATCCCGAGCGCATCGAGGACGCCGAGGAACGCGGCCGCATCGACCGGCTGATCCGCCACCACGCCGACGGCAGCGCCTATTTCGTGGAGCGTCTGTCGGAAGGCATCGGCACGATCGCCGCGGCTTTCTATCCGCGCCCGGTCATCGTCCGCCTTTCGGATTTCAAGACGAACGAGTATGCGTCGCTGGTCGGCGGACGGTGGTTCGAACCGGTCGAGGAGAACCCGATGCTGGGTTTCCGGGGAGCCGCGCGCTATGCCCATCCGGCCTACGAGGAGGGGTTCGCCCTGGAGTGCCGGGCGCTCGCCCGCGTGCGCGATGGCATGGGGCTGACCAACGTGAAGGTGATGGTGCCGTTCTGCCGCCGGCTGGCCGAGGCGGAGCGGGTGATCGATGCCATGGGCCGTCACGGGCTGAAGCGGGGGGTGAACGGGCTCGAAGTCTATGTCATGTGCGAGATCCCGAACAACGTGCTTCTGGTGGACGAGTTCGCCAAGCTGTTCGACGGCTTCTCCATCGGCTCCAACGACCTGACCCAGCTGACCCTGGGCGTGGATCGGGACAGCCCGCTGGTCGCCTTCGACTTCGACGAGCGCGATCCCGGCGTGCTCGCCTTCCTGCGGCAGGCGGTCGAGGGCGCCAAGCGGAACGGGCGGCCCTGCGGGATCTGCGGGCAGGCGCCGTCGGACTATCCGGAGATCGCCGAATTCCTGGTCCGGCTGGACATAGATTCGATCAGCCTGACGCCCGACAGCGTGCTGAAGACGTTGCGCGCCGTCGTGGAACTGGAGCAGGGGCTCGGCCGCGAGCCACGGGATTCCGCCTGA
- a CDS encoding universal stress protein, giving the protein MAFQDILAHVRPYGSIEPVEVALRLGGRFDARVTCLYPLEDVARMRAILTENSAPLQTLIDRDYAAATEAERRIRSLGEREGVDLAWCAYEGEAADLIAIVSRLQELVVVGKTEPGESWGVVERIVTVPTGRPILVVPSTGPFFDTGKCVLVAWNGSAQAADAVLRGMPLLVGAERVVVLSGSEDRERLPPATPRPQLDVVAFLKRHGIEAEMRRTDASGADAGMAILDAARDVSADLVVMGAFGRSRLREWVLGGATRTVLDYMHIPVLMAH; this is encoded by the coding sequence ATGGCTTTTCAGGACATTCTTGCCCATGTGCGCCCCTATGGGTCGATCGAACCCGTGGAGGTGGCCCTGCGGCTCGGCGGGCGGTTCGACGCGCGGGTAACCTGCCTCTACCCGCTGGAGGATGTCGCGCGCATGAGGGCGATCCTGACGGAGAACTCGGCACCTCTGCAGACGCTGATCGATCGCGACTACGCCGCGGCCACCGAGGCGGAGCGGCGGATACGCTCCCTGGGGGAGCGCGAAGGCGTCGATCTGGCCTGGTGCGCGTACGAGGGCGAGGCCGCCGACCTGATCGCCATCGTCAGCCGCCTGCAGGAACTGGTCGTCGTCGGCAAGACCGAACCCGGGGAAAGCTGGGGCGTGGTCGAGCGGATCGTGACGGTGCCGACCGGCCGCCCGATCCTGGTCGTGCCGTCCACCGGCCCCTTCTTCGATACGGGAAAATGTGTCCTCGTCGCCTGGAACGGCAGCGCCCAGGCCGCCGACGCCGTGCTCCGCGGCATGCCCCTCCTCGTCGGGGCGGAGCGCGTCGTCGTGCTTTCTGGAAGCGAGGACCGCGAGAGGCTGCCTCCGGCGACTCCCCGGCCCCAGCTCGACGTCGTGGCGTTCCTGAAGCGTCACGGGATCGAGGCGGAAATGCGCCGCACCGATGCCTCCGGTGCCGACGCGGGAATGGCGATCCTGGATGCGGCCCGCGACGTTTCGGCGGACCTGGTCGTGATGGGAGCGTTCGGCCGATCCCGTCTGCGCGAGTGGGTGCTGGGCGGAGCGACGCGCACCGTGCTGGACTACATGCACATCCCCGTCCTGATGGCACACTGA
- a CDS encoding cytochrome-c peroxidase, giving the protein MTGLWSSLAVAQTTTEQEPTTELELIEDIDDTEPEDEVIDVGEPDDRPLKSLKGLAPPLPDLTGIVKNAAWAKAAGKALFWDQQIGSDTVACASCHFRAGADPRVTNQLNPGLNAGDKMFGSTAETGLTASGQAAGPNITLKPEDFPFRKLQNPNNAKSKVLFDTNDVAASAGTFAGDYVGTIERPKQRPRATNTDRCKMTTDEVFNVLGHGTRKVEPRNTPTVINAVFYHRNFWDGRANNLFSGVGVFGRRDIRNDPAARLLVMKPDGSVVLQNVRLENASAASQAVGPLLSDFEMSCTARTFADIGRKMMAQQALKLQTVHAADSLFGTGGPVGDIITASKIGLKHTYGEMIQRAFAKRFWGSPNRFKFVTGTDGTVSLVQDPNGYTQMELNFPLFFGLSVMLYEATLISDDSPFDRNQLTAQQKLGKEIFEGKGKCIACHDGPLMSKAAHVSAQGKQPKLVERMPMSDGNPSLYDNGFYNIGVRPVQEDLGVGGTDPWGKPLSFSRQWVQGRKLDSFLINACDFEVPFPGQSAVGCNGDVVPPGINLRDERLAVNGAFKTPTLRNVALTPPYFHNGGQATLQQVMAFYNRGGDFSSATKSPDVTPLGLTLAEQDALVAFMQSLTDERVRCSRAPFDHPELLIPDGHKPDTVKADGRLADRLRVLNATGAAGYPSDKCPSNTGNLFDMARNINGMPIR; this is encoded by the coding sequence GTGACCGGCCTCTGGTCGTCGCTGGCAGTCGCCCAGACCACAACGGAACAGGAGCCGACCACCGAACTCGAGCTCATCGAGGATATCGATGACACCGAGCCCGAAGACGAGGTCATCGACGTGGGCGAACCCGATGACCGTCCCCTGAAATCCCTGAAGGGCTTGGCGCCGCCGCTGCCCGACCTGACCGGCATCGTCAAGAACGCCGCGTGGGCCAAGGCTGCCGGCAAGGCGCTGTTCTGGGACCAGCAGATCGGAAGCGACACGGTGGCGTGCGCCAGCTGCCATTTCCGGGCCGGGGCCGATCCGCGCGTGACCAACCAGCTCAACCCCGGGCTCAATGCAGGGGACAAGATGTTCGGCTCCACGGCGGAAACCGGCCTGACGGCGTCCGGTCAGGCAGCCGGCCCGAACATCACGCTGAAGCCGGAAGATTTCCCGTTCCGCAAGCTGCAGAATCCGAACAACGCGAAGAGCAAGGTGCTGTTCGACACCAACGACGTGGCGGCTTCGGCGGGCACCTTCGCCGGCGACTATGTCGGCACGATCGAACGCCCCAAGCAGCGGCCGCGGGCCACCAACACCGATCGCTGCAAGATGACCACCGACGAGGTGTTCAACGTCCTCGGCCACGGCACGCGCAAGGTCGAACCCCGCAATACGCCGACCGTCATCAACGCCGTGTTCTACCACCGGAACTTCTGGGACGGCCGGGCGAACAACCTGTTCAGCGGCGTCGGCGTTTTCGGCCGCCGGGATATCCGCAACGACCCCGCGGCGCGTCTTCTGGTGATGAAGCCCGACGGCTCCGTCGTCCTTCAGAATGTCCGGCTGGAGAACGCGAGCGCGGCTTCCCAGGCGGTGGGGCCTCTGCTCAGCGATTTCGAAATGTCCTGCACCGCCCGGACCTTCGCCGACATCGGCCGCAAGATGATGGCCCAGCAGGCTCTCAAGCTGCAGACGGTCCATGCGGCCGACAGCCTGTTCGGCACCGGCGGACCGGTGGGCGACATCATCACCGCTTCCAAGATCGGCCTGAAGCATACTTACGGGGAAATGATCCAGAGGGCGTTCGCCAAGCGCTTCTGGGGATCTCCCAACCGCTTCAAGTTCGTGACCGGAACCGATGGCACCGTCAGCTTGGTGCAGGATCCCAACGGCTACACCCAGATGGAGCTGAACTTCCCGCTGTTCTTCGGCCTCTCCGTCATGCTGTACGAGGCCACCCTCATCTCCGACGACAGCCCGTTCGACCGCAATCAGCTCACGGCGCAGCAGAAGCTCGGCAAGGAGATCTTCGAGGGCAAGGGCAAGTGCATCGCCTGCCACGACGGCCCGCTGATGTCGAAGGCCGCCCATGTGTCGGCACAGGGAAAGCAGCCCAAGCTGGTCGAGCGCATGCCCATGAGCGACGGCAACCCTTCGCTCTATGACAACGGCTTCTACAATATCGGCGTCCGGCCGGTGCAGGAGGACCTGGGCGTGGGCGGCACCGATCCCTGGGGCAAGCCGCTCTCCTTCTCCCGCCAGTGGGTCCAGGGGCGCAAGCTCGACTCCTTCCTGATCAACGCCTGCGACTTCGAAGTTCCCTTCCCGGGACAGTCGGCTGTCGGCTGCAATGGTGACGTTGTTCCTCCGGGCATCAACCTGAGGGACGAGCGCCTGGCGGTCAACGGCGCCTTCAAGACCCCGACCCTGCGGAACGTGGCGCTGACCCCTCCCTACTTCCACAACGGCGGGCAAGCCACCCTGCAGCAGGTCATGGCCTTCTATAACCGCGGCGGCGATTTCAGCAGCGCGACCAAGTCCCCCGACGTGACGCCGCTGGGCCTGACCCTGGCCGAGCAGGATGCGCTGGTGGCCTTCATGCAGTCACTGACCGACGAACGGGTCCGCTGCTCGCGCGCGCCGTTCGATCACCCCGAACTCCTGATCCCGGACGGCCACAAGCCGGATACGGTGAAGGCGGACGGTCGCCTGGCCGACCGGCTGCGGGTCCTGAACGCCACGGGCGCCGCGGGTTACCCCTCCGACAAGTGCCCCTCCAACACCGGCAATCTCTTCGACATGGCGCGCAACATCAACGGCATGCCGATCCGGTAA
- the gspM gene encoding type II secretion system protein GspM, with the protein MNTLTISPRLSKLLALTILVTLVMGSVNIVVLPLLDRFEAAQARLADAAAWRARLTAAVQRIPTLEQTLQETKEAAGSRKGILRIENEALGSAEFQKLIQKLVAESGIQQRSIQPVPARREHDAVQLGIRVRATGDEASLARLLGAVQQHDPSLAVRSLHIAADSVRGDSSAQAPQIDLQADFDILAIEDRK; encoded by the coding sequence ATGAACACCCTGACCATCTCTCCCCGACTCTCCAAACTGCTGGCGCTGACGATCCTCGTCACGCTGGTGATGGGATCGGTCAACATCGTCGTGCTTCCCTTGCTGGACCGCTTCGAGGCGGCACAGGCCAGGCTGGCCGACGCGGCGGCCTGGCGTGCGCGCCTCACGGCAGCGGTGCAGCGCATTCCCACGCTCGAGCAGACTCTGCAGGAAACCAAGGAGGCCGCCGGCAGCCGGAAGGGCATCCTGCGCATCGAAAACGAGGCTCTCGGGTCCGCCGAGTTCCAGAAGCTCATCCAGAAGCTCGTGGCGGAATCCGGCATCCAGCAGCGCAGCATCCAGCCGGTGCCGGCACGGCGGGAGCATGATGCGGTCCAGCTCGGGATCCGCGTCAGGGCCACCGGCGACGAAGCATCCTTGGCAAGGCTTCTCGGCGCAGTCCAGCAGCACGATCCGTCGCTTGCCGTGCGCAGCCTTCATATCGCCGCCGACTCCGTACGCGGGGACTCGTCGGCACAGGCCCCCCAGATCGACCTGCAGGCGGATTTCGATATCCTGGCCATTGAGGACCGTAAGTAA